TAGGATGAGGAATTCGTCAACCACCTATTCTAGTGTGGCTTTATTTATATGTTACATTGTTATCAAAATCTAAATAAGAGATAGCGAACACCCTGAACTAGAATGTGCAAAAGCATAGTGTGGGACAAGGATTAAACTCACATCCTCAAAAATTGAAATATCTGTTGCTGGATCAATCCAAGCACTGTAAATGAACAAAGTATTATTCAATACAATCAGTAGACAGGATTAGGTAAATCCAAGAAACTGTCGTGTAAAATATATGCCACAATACCTGGGATGATTTCCATAAAACTGCACTAAAACATGTCCATCACTAACACAGTCAGATAATGCACATCTCTCTTCTATGATCtggaaaaattaatttattaaatgagTATAGATGAATGGGTTATGAAATTCAAACACAATAGTGGTGGAGAAATATCAGCTCCACACCAAATTCATAAGCCAGTCCATTTTATAAAACAGAGTCTGAGAAAGCTGGATTCAAAAAAATCTGAATTATATAACATACATCAACACAACATTGAAAGTATGACAATTTGCATCAGTAGTTTCTAGTATTGTAACCTACAGAAGTATCCAAGTAAAATGGAGCGCCGTTTTGTATTAAATGATTCTTCCTATTAGAGATATAGCTTAGCTTGTAAGTGAATCTACTCTATCATACTTTTGATGTTGCGTTGATGTATGTTATATAATGAAAACATAATTTCCCTCTCTCCATCTTTCCTAATACTTCCACTCAAAAGTAGTTCTACCTTCAATAAATTgaaggattaaaaaaaaattgattcacaAAAAATGGACTTCTAAAACGTTAAGTTTAACTTCTAAATTTCCCATGAGAGAACATTGTCTAACAGATCTCCACACAGAGAGGAGCAGGTTAGAACgagtaaacatataaataaaagagatgCTTGTAATGGTTGATGACATCCAATACCAAAAAATGATGATACTCGCTTGTATTTATATCAGCAAGTCTTTAATTAACATAATTCTACTCAATTATGCACTATTAATAAGGAAAAAGGAACATATACAGCTTAAACTGATATAGAACCTGTTCCATTGATTATATCTAAAGccattttacattttaaatgcAGATTCTTCAATTTGAAAGATGAGGACATGTCACAATGTCCAGATGCTTGTGTATTTTCCGCTAAACAAAATTAGGCGGTAAGATAAATGTATGCAAAAAGATCCTTTAAAGATGCCAGAAATAAAGGGCAGGCTCAGTAAATATGAATCCTCTTGTCCAATTAACTTCATTTTGGCTATGCAGAAAGGATATACACATAGGCAGAAAACAACAAATGTCACAAGGTATCAAGTAAATACCTCAGCAGGCCACCACATTTGACAAGATGTTCTTGCCCATACAACATTTCCAGGGGTTACAGCAAGAGAACTGTTATCACTGACAGATGATTCGCGAGGTGTAGATTCTGACATCTTAATACAAGCATCCCTATAAAGAAACATAAGTTTCAGTCTGCTTAGAAACATAATAACTGAAAGGTCTCAAAATCACTTGATTGTACTAGCAAGCCAGTCCAGTATAAAGCAAACCTATTGCCGCGAAGGTCAACTGAATCCAATTCTGCAATTGGAACATCAAAAGACTCAGATGAACAGACTGGTCTACCCTCTTGGAATTTGTTACATCGAACCAGCGTATCTTTAGAAAATTGTTTAATTTCCATTCTCCTCTCCAGTGAACTGTTTGCAGTGACATCGGAAAACCTCACTTCACCGGAAGATGAACCAGGTGAGGAATCTGTTTGAAAAAATTGACCAGATGAAAGATCACTCATATCTTTGAAGAAAATTCTATTAAACTTTACTTATGATGGATTGATCCTAGATTTAGATCATGATGGAAGCGGTAATTCAAATTATATTTGACATACGGTAAATGTAAATGTTTGAAGAAATAGGCTAAACCACGGGCCAAACCTCTATGTTTGGCAACATCAGTAACACAGTGTTAGCATCTATACAATTAGCTCTAATAGAATCTCGCGGATCCATGTAACAGCAAAACTCAATTAAACCCCTAAAAATTTGACATTGTCTATAAGAAGCAGTTTAGCTTAGAAGAGATAATAAACTTTAAAAGTTGAGACATGTGAGTTTCAATAAATCCATCAGGAAATTTTTAGCTTAATGGAGCCACTTAACTTTGAAAGTTGACCATGTGGGTTCGGATACAATACAGCTGTGAAATACAAAATCTAATATTCAATTCAAAGAGTGTTCATTATTTTTCTATGACACAAAAAAATCCCATTATACACTTTCTCTTGAACACAAATATGTAAAACAAAAGTCTGAAGCATGAAATCAATTGActacaaataattttgttatgaaTATGCACCAAACTATTAGTATGCCAACACAGCCAAGCCATTATTTCTTTCCATTGCCATGAAACTCATCAAAGAAACGAAAACTAAACTACATTGTTATTTCATAGCTCAACCATTGAAACACCATAAAAAGATattatatcatcatcatcatcatgatgtACGATCTGTTGGGGAAACTCGCACATACCAAGGATTAACCCACACACCCAACCCAAGGACCTTTGATAGAACATACACAAACACACCATAAAGAAAAGTAATAGCATACACAAACATTAACATCGTTCGGCAACAAACATTTAACATGGTTCGGCACCTCTTGCCTGCACTCAAAGAAACACCTAAACAAATGTATTCACTATCTCAAGTAAGATTACAAAGATTGTAGCCCACCTAAGCTGTATGCCCTATGTATTCGAGCATCCACTCGAGTTACAATGAATGATAAACATAAAACATACCTATCTCACTACAACCTACAAGTAACCACCTCACCAGGACATCGGGTTGGAGATGCTTCTACTCTTCAGAATCCTCATATTAATTGTCTCACTCTCACCTCTCTTTTCAATTAACTTCCCAACATAATCAAAAAAGGAGAAAGGGGAAagtttcaaaatttcaattcGAATTGCTTGCTTAATTATGAAAAATCTACAATTTAAGTCAATTTCAATCAAATTGGTAGTAGCTTTGCAATAAGCAGTTAACAATCAAATTGAAAAGCTAAATTTGAATGATCCCAAAATCAATCACCGGGATAATTAACCAATTAAACAATCAAATTTCACAAGCAACATAGTAAACAATCAAATGTGAATATGGGAAATTGTTTGAGAAAAAGAATAGCATACGAATAATAGGAGGATTGAAAAAAGAGAAATCAGTGCGGCGTTTAGGAGGTGAACTTCTTGGTTGTTGAGAATGTTTGGGAACAcgatcaataataataataatctttttCTTGGCCATATTGTTGTGAAAAAAGGAACCCTAAAAGTTGTTGTTTGGAACAGAATTTGATTGCATTGACGACGCAGTTGAATGAATACAAATAGTAACTAAGTTATAATGAGATTGTGTTGTGTAGTAGTTAAGTTAttcttattcattcattcattcatttattcaagaaagaaagaaacaatcgtagttgtttgtttgttgtaaGTGCTAACTATACATGTATGTATGTAtcggaatgaatgaatgaatgaattgaagagAATCAAAAAAGAGTACTATAATTCCCAAAAAGATTTTGGTACTATGATGGACCGAAATAGTAAAACAGCCCCGACATGGCAACAAACTACTCCGGATGTGTTTCATAACAAAACTAACTGAATTCACTGCTAAATTTACAGTTTTAACTTTTACACTACACCacttcattatattttattttatggaaaatgctaaacagtgctcccggacactctttaagcatcttaaatagtaagtttttgttaaaattttatggaaattGTGAAGTCAATGCTTTGGAAATCgaaatgtttcactttttggataaattatttctttaaaatgaatgcttaaagagtgccccgagggcactgtttagcaagatccttattttattttattattattttgttttaattacatttaattttaaaataatacagtAGATGACAAAAAGGATTTGACCCATTGTGAGATTAGCCTAACGTTagtagaccatctccaatggtgtagtacatATTAGGTACTCATTGTACTTATTAgatactaccattggagcaatacacatttgagtacctaataggtattaATTCTACAATAAGCATTAGTACCTATTTTGTTTTCGTGGGTCTCATCtataatgatgtatagttattggtgagaTATGTTATTGGTAGGAcctatttagaactttttaagagatgttgGGTTGGAGGGAAGGGATttagtacttattaggtactattattaaaaaaataaaagacacaTCTTCGCTCGTAGCTTTTGGATATTCATCGGCACCGGTACAAACAGACAATGTGGATCGAAATGGTCTCGCAAAGTCGGTCCCTGTACAGCCAACTGAAGTTGGCAGTCAGTTCGAAGCAAAAAGTGAACGTAACTGGGATGAAAGTCCATTCGCGTTACACTCAAATGGTACATTAGATTGGATGTGACATGGCCTTTCTCAGTGGCGGCTCGCACACATGTGCGAGGCGTGTGACgacatcgggcctcaaaattttgagggcctcagcTCAAAATTtcgaggtcctataatattacttatatattatttatacatataaaatatcaaatatatattaatagataattttttggccctaaactaatagttatatattattaatgttcatataatatcatacgagtatcaatagattagttagctatactcgtaaatatagttttagtccatttttatctttgcataaaatttaacctTAGATTAGGAGATTCTTTTtaacgttatatacaaagataattattttgtattttttatctcatttgatttaatgcaattggtttaatattgataatctatatgtttacaaaaataaaaatgatttttttatattatacgtgatttaaatcgacaatttttttttaaaaaaaaaattaaattttttatattaagggaccacttttatattttgcacagaacCTCCTAAAACCCGGAGACGTCCCCGGCCTTTCTCATGACAAAGTAACTAAACATAATAAGAACAAGGACAGGTTCATATTCATCCCACTTCAAACTTTGAGGAGTCACATAATGCTAAGACCTTATTTCCATGCACATGAAGCAATCAAATCCCTATTCATTCAACCTAGATATAGAGCTTCCATCTCTCTCTACAAGTCTATATCTATCACTGTAGTTCTCAAGCAACTTCTTTATAGTGCCATTCACCAATGAACTCAAAGGGTAAGGACTGACTGAAACCAGCCATTGCAAATCTTGACCTCCACTTCCCAAGCACCTCGTGTCATTCCACTCTCTCAACCCTTTCCAAAATGTGATTGTTCATCCCTTATGCATTACATACACACTAGGGTATTATTTCAAACCACACATTGCATTGTGGTCATATAGTAAAGAAATATGGAATATCAAATTCAAGGATCGGGAAGTCTTTGGTTCCTTCAATTGCTCGATATGCAAGACGACCAACTCTACAACTTCGAGTGCCATATCTTCCAAAACCAAGTTTCGTTATGTCTGGTTTGCAACAACCTAACAACCTAAGATGATTAGGCAAGGAAGGGTTGTCATAGAATCAATGAGTTTGTACCTTTTATTCGAGTAGAGATCCCCACCCAGGCCTGTCTGTGGGAGAAGAAGGGCTGAAGCAAGGAGTGTGGATTCTCCCCATCTCGCCCAACACcagttaaaaaaataactaatattCCAATGTTATTAACTTGTTTTTTCCTATCAAGTTTCACACTTGGTCACTTCGATTAAAAGTCTGTGGTCAAATCAATTCCacccaaaataataaaatggaaAATGAATGCAAGGGTATATATCTTGGCAGGGAGTTTTATGAACATATATTccaacaaaacaaatattaatcATACTCtcaataatttatataaagatATATTCGTGACCATTTTTATTGAAACATGTATCATATGTATCAATACATTATACATGCAATCACCAAAATGTGATTGTTTATTCCTTATGCATACATACACACTAGggtattatatattatttcaaaCCACACATTTACTTGTAGTCAAATAGTAAGGAAATATGGAATATCAAGTTCAAGGGCAGAATGTGATGGTGTAATTGGGTCCTTTGAAGCAAGTAAAAGTACTACTTTTATCATCATAAGCATAACTATAAGCTTGAGGACATTGCTTTTCAAAAATCTCAGAGTATTGAGTAGGCTTGCATATATCTGGCGAgttgaattcttcggtacaacAATACTTTGGCTGATTGAAAGCCACACAAGCACTCTTGCAAGCAACTACTTTCCCATCAGGTCCTTTCATTTGCAACTCAGCCGGGCACACATCGTTGATATTTGCTGGACAACTCGAGGGTTTGCAATCACCAGTTCCACCTTGTGGAGCAATGGACATAGGCACGTTGAAACCGTCAACATTGCTTATATCATAGTAGTCTTGTCCCCCGTTAGCTTCCACGTGTAGTTCTGCTAATGTTGCTGGGGGAACTGCACCGGCACCATTGCACGCGACTTGGCCAGAGCCACAATCGGCAGTGGCACAACTAAATTTGCCTGAATTGCTAGAGCATCTGGTTCGGCCCCAAAACCGTCCCTCCCATGGAGATGGGACATCCACAGAGTCGGACTGACCCGATGCTAGCTCAAAACCTGTTTTTGGTAATTGAGGCTTTTGAGCACTTGTTAGGGTCCCTGGCCATACCGTGTATGGACATTTGTTCGTGAAAGTGATCTTAGCTCCATAAGCTCCTACATGATGCAATGCAACAAATGTAAAGATTTgattaaaaaacacaaatatcaAGCAATTCACATGTTATAAAAACATTGATGACTAAGTTAAGTAAATTTTATGCAGACGTCTAATTATTTATATTCTACTTGTAATATTatctttcaaaatatttaatcaaatattaatatagtCAGGAATAATTAAATGTTTATCCAGaaaagtttaattaataatGTACATGGTTAGTCTCGTGgacttaactcagttggcaggaacattgcattatatatgcagagggtgggagttcgaacctcggtcatcccacttatctacCTTaatggtgaaatttctagccactaggttaTTTGACGAAAAACAAAATGCACATGGTTAAAACTTTAGAAGTAatagttaagtttttttttttacatatagttatatttttttttaccaattttgGTGGACCGGTCCAtacatagcaaaaaaaaaaaactttggctttaaatgggacccccgcaagtgggcggtggaattggtccccttggattagtcggtcataGGGCCGAATaccaagttttttaaaaaaaaagttttactttTTTACAAGAGAA
This genomic interval from Trifolium pratense cultivar HEN17-A07 linkage group LG6, ARS_RC_1.1, whole genome shotgun sequence contains the following:
- the LOC123890234 gene encoding PWWP domain-containing protein 4-like isoform X1, whose protein sequence is MAKKKIIIIIDRVPKHSQQPRSSPPKRRTDFSFFNPPIIHSSPGSSSGEVRFSDVTANSSLERRMEIKQFSKDTLVRCNKFQEGRPVCSSESFDVPIAELDSVDLRGNRDACIKMSESTPRESSVSDNSSLAVTPGNVVWARTSCQMWWPAEIIEERCALSDCVSDGHVLVQFYGNHPSAWIDPATDISIFEDSFEERSNNPSNDFQEALQQALQRKAQLSSCQNLSPDRSAHSNQQERSAGKYTSPSSSGTKNDSQERRRGKRERKPRVHFDEATYPMKTERKDRRLKIMRYLGLAPPVGSPF
- the LOC123890234 gene encoding uncharacterized protein LOC123890234 isoform X2, producing MEIKQFSKDTLVRCNKFQEGRPVCSSESFDVPIAELDSVDLRGNRDACIKMSESTPRESSVSDNSSLAVTPGNVVWARTSCQMWWPAEIIEERCALSDCVSDGHVLVQFYGNHPSAWIDPATDISIFEDSFEERSNNPSNDFQEALQQALQRKAQLSSCQNLSPDRSAHSNQQERSAGKYTSPSSSGTKNDSQERRRGKRERKPRVHFDEATYPMKTERKDRRLKIMRYLGLAPPVGSPF
- the LOC123890242 gene encoding thaumatin-like protein 1b, whose translation is MNTQFALCFILASFFCGAYGAKITFTNKCPYTVWPGTLTSAQKPQLPKTGFELASGQSDSVDVPSPWEGRFWGRTRCSSNSGKFSCATADCGSGQVACNGAGAVPPATLAELHVEANGGQDYYDISNVDGFNVPMSIAPQGGTGDCKPSSCPANINDVCPAELQMKGPDGKVVACKSACVAFNQPKYCCTEEFNSPDICKPTQYSEIFEKQCPQAYSYAYDDKSSTFTCFKGPNYTITFCP